A genomic stretch from Pirellulales bacterium includes:
- a CDS encoding phosphoribosyltransferase family protein, which yields MSDDIAKRRADETQSILTACHAILENDHFVYISGDHGSGWIDKDAIFIDPKRVDHLASMLAEAVRPIDAEVVCGPATGGLIVAQWTAHALGLPAVFAEHEASPDFGQLRGRFVLRRGYDHLVAGRRVLVVDDIVNSGHSVRQTVEAVRRARGHVTTVAALVHRGNVDTVGIGVSRYIYSLETDIPEWSAADCPLCGQGVPVNTQYAHGQDFLDTRQDQL from the coding sequence ATGAGCGACGATATTGCCAAACGCCGGGCCGACGAAACTCAGAGCATCCTGACGGCTTGCCACGCTATCCTTGAAAATGATCACTTCGTCTACATTTCCGGCGATCACGGTAGCGGTTGGATCGACAAGGATGCGATTTTCATCGACCCAAAACGTGTGGATCATCTCGCGTCTATGTTGGCAGAAGCCGTGCGACCGATCGATGCCGAAGTCGTTTGCGGGCCGGCAACGGGGGGACTAATCGTGGCGCAGTGGACGGCGCACGCCCTGGGCTTGCCGGCGGTCTTTGCCGAACACGAGGCATCCCCTGATTTCGGCCAACTACGAGGCAGATTCGTCTTGCGGCGCGGTTACGACCATCTTGTGGCGGGGCGTCGTGTTCTCGTCGTGGACGACATCGTAAATAGTGGTCACTCCGTACGGCAAACGGTTGAGGCGGTCCGTCGGGCCCGAGGCCATGTAACCACGGTCGCGGCGCTTGTTCACCGTGGAAATGTTGACACCGTTGGAATCGGGGTCAGCAGGTACATCTATTCACTGGAAACCGATATTCCCGAGTGGTCCGCGGCCGACTGTCCGCTCTGCGGGCAGGGAGTGCCAGTGAATACTCAATATGCTCACGGGCAAGACTTCTTGGACACCCGGCAGGATCAGCTCTGA
- the tmk gene encoding dTMP kinase yields the protein MFLSLDGIDGAGKSTQLALLAAWLRTTGRDIVTCRDPGSTPLGDAIRRILLDAHDVPITRTAEMLLYMAARAQLVNDVIRPALEAGQIVISDRYLLANVVYQGHAGGLDIKELWRIGQTATGRLEPNLTIVLDMPPEAATTRLARPLDRMERQGDEFRHRLRQGFLAEASRRPEQIVVIDAARPIEAVKADIFRAVEERLSSS from the coding sequence GTGTTTCTTTCCCTAGACGGCATAGACGGGGCAGGAAAAAGCACGCAACTCGCACTGTTGGCCGCTTGGTTGCGGACAACGGGGCGCGACATCGTCACGTGCCGAGACCCCGGCAGCACTCCCCTGGGCGATGCGATTCGTCGCATCTTGCTCGACGCGCATGACGTGCCCATCACACGGACAGCAGAAATGCTGCTTTACATGGCCGCACGAGCTCAGCTAGTGAACGACGTCATCAGGCCTGCACTGGAGGCCGGCCAGATTGTAATTTCCGATCGATACTTATTGGCGAATGTCGTCTATCAGGGACATGCCGGCGGGCTCGACATCAAGGAATTGTGGCGCATCGGACAAACGGCCACGGGCAGACTGGAACCAAATCTGACAATTGTGCTGGACATGCCTCCCGAGGCGGCGACCACGCGCCTGGCACGGCCGCTGGATCGTATGGAGCGGCAAGGGGACGAGTTCCGCCACCGATTGCGGCAAGGCTTTCTTGCCGAAGCCAGCCGACGACCGGAACAGATCGTGGTGATCGATGCCGCCCGGCCGATCGAGGCGGTCAAGGCAGACATCTTTCGCGCGGTTGAAGAGCGACTGTCAAGCAGTTGA
- a CDS encoding WYL domain-containing protein encodes MTLTRITRLLELVGLLQSGRGHNAQSLAVNCRVSRRTIFRDLDILRLAGVPLEYDEQEQRYRILGMNFLPPTNFTPEEALSLLVLCYDLGDRSGIPFHAPARAAAIKLESALPERLREYLREAAGAIHLRLGATSGSNASAPVYQQLIGAIARRRCVRIEYDSFSDREIIRTKLSPYRLLFSRRSWFVFARSSVHRQTRTFNVARIRNLEELDERFQFPRGFSIERQLRNAWHLIPEPGPDQEIVVRFEKLVAKNVGEVTWHKTQHLVWRDDGRLDFHVTVSGIQEIAWWILGYGDQVEVLQPQALRDLIISRCQQMLTRYRDTGSLPKTGGRTGGVPRAARKRATSKRRARLS; translated from the coding sequence ATGACGCTGACCCGAATAACTCGCCTGCTGGAACTGGTGGGACTGCTGCAGTCCGGTAGGGGGCATAACGCGCAATCTTTGGCCGTTAACTGTCGTGTGAGCCGGCGGACGATCTTTCGCGATCTCGATATCCTCCGGCTGGCCGGCGTACCCCTGGAGTACGACGAGCAAGAACAACGTTATCGTATTCTAGGGATGAACTTCCTGCCGCCGACTAACTTTACGCCCGAGGAAGCTCTGTCCCTTCTGGTGCTATGTTACGACCTAGGCGATCGATCTGGAATTCCCTTCCATGCCCCGGCCCGTGCGGCGGCGATCAAGCTAGAGAGTGCGCTACCCGAGCGATTGCGCGAGTATCTGCGCGAGGCAGCCGGGGCGATCCACTTGCGGCTAGGCGCTACCAGTGGCTCGAACGCCAGTGCGCCGGTGTATCAACAATTGATCGGCGCTATCGCCAGGCGCCGTTGCGTACGCATCGAATACGATAGCTTCAGCGATCGCGAGATCATTCGCACGAAGCTAAGTCCGTACCGCCTTCTCTTCAGCCGTCGCAGCTGGTTTGTGTTTGCTCGTTCGTCCGTACATCGACAGACGCGCACTTTTAACGTCGCCCGGATCCGCAACCTGGAAGAACTCGACGAGAGGTTCCAATTCCCGCGAGGCTTCTCGATCGAGCGCCAGTTGCGGAATGCGTGGCATTTGATTCCCGAACCGGGGCCTGATCAAGAGATCGTGGTGCGGTTTGAAAAGCTGGTTGCCAAGAATGTGGGCGAGGTGACGTGGCACAAAACGCAGCACCTTGTCTGGCGCGACGACGGGCGTCTCGATTTTCATGTCACGGTATCCGGCATTCAGGAAATTGCCTGGTGGATTTTAGGCTATGGCGATCAGGTCGAAGTGCTACAGCCGCAGGCGCTGCGGGATCTGATCATTAGTCGCTGCCAGCAAATGCTCACGCGATATCGAGACACCGGCTCGCTGCCGAAGACGGGCGGCAGAACTGGTGGCGTGCCCCGCGCCGCGCGCAAGCGCGCAACCAGCAAGCGTCGCGCCCGCTTGTCATGA
- a CDS encoding TolC family protein yields MSLRDAKFWAVLTAIVVLIAGCQPSRPFYFFEDGDLSHYKGVATEVEYPDVNADTIPDVSGSQRPLTLENPEPKEFWPLRLEEAVRVTLENSKVFRTLGGQVTNPTFQVSLAPLNAQTVYAPAITESDPRFGVEGTLANFDTQWSTSVFWQKNDHPVNTTFGGALANVLQEDAAQFQTQLAKVTAAGDRVYFRNNTNYDMNNNPSNLFPAYYTTNFEAEFRHPFLQGGGTQFNRIAGPSGIPGVGGFTNIPGVYNGVAIARSNVDIAIADFEGRIRDVVNDTELAYWELYFTYRNLDALVVGRDSALSTWRKVKALYDAGARGGEAEKEAQAREQYFLFRGQVEAAVSQVYETENRLRYQMGISPTDGRLIRPADDPTTARVDFDWDEVKIESLARMPELRRQKWIVKQRELQLIASKNFLLPRLDFDATYRWLGFGQNLWEQGRSIDQFQNAMASLTSGNFQEWQMGFQANVPIGFRAALSGVRNAQLQLARERAVLQEEELEMVHGLSSAIRTLDRTYQLTETNFNRLIAARVNVEAVRAAYETDTVTLDLLLDAQRRLAVAMSDYFRSLIDYNLAIRTVHYRKGSLLEYNNVYLAEGPWPGKAYFDARKRARERDAGFQINYGFIQPNVFSRGPVNQKVGEGDMIFKGDGQDTPPKPVPESVPTPAPGQAMPGVSDTGAVPPRRPGAANGGATRSGLAPVPGMPASNSNNLSYDWGAANKPIQAPTVPSLPATRGVSSLLQASFAPQIPERVLMANDADPNNSPAGTGGTAAVR; encoded by the coding sequence ATGAGCCTGCGAGATGCCAAATTTTGGGCCGTGCTGACCGCCATTGTGGTGCTGATCGCTGGATGCCAGCCCAGCAGGCCATTCTATTTCTTCGAGGATGGCGATCTTTCGCACTATAAGGGTGTCGCCACCGAGGTCGAGTATCCGGATGTCAATGCGGATACCATCCCCGACGTTAGCGGCTCGCAAAGGCCGCTCACGCTGGAGAATCCCGAGCCCAAGGAGTTCTGGCCTCTGCGACTGGAAGAGGCCGTGCGGGTCACCCTGGAGAATAGCAAGGTATTTCGCACCTTGGGCGGCCAGGTGACGAATCCCACGTTCCAAGTGTCGTTGGCCCCGCTCAATGCCCAAACGGTCTATGCACCGGCCATCACGGAAAGCGATCCGCGTTTCGGCGTTGAAGGTACGTTGGCGAACTTCGATACGCAGTGGAGCACCAGCGTCTTCTGGCAAAAGAACGACCATCCGGTGAATACGACCTTCGGCGGAGCGTTGGCAAACGTTCTCCAAGAGGACGCGGCGCAGTTTCAGACACAGTTGGCCAAGGTTACGGCGGCAGGCGATCGCGTCTACTTCCGCAACAACACCAACTATGACATGAACAACAACCCGTCCAACCTCTTCCCAGCGTACTATACGACTAACTTTGAAGCAGAATTCCGCCATCCCTTTTTGCAAGGTGGTGGTACGCAGTTCAACCGCATCGCCGGTCCCAGCGGTATCCCGGGCGTCGGCGGCTTTACGAACATCCCTGGCGTTTATAACGGCGTGGCCATCGCCCGCTCGAACGTCGACATCGCGATTGCCGACTTCGAGGGTCGTATTCGCGATGTCGTGAACGATACCGAGTTGGCCTATTGGGAGTTGTACTTCACCTATCGCAACCTGGATGCGCTGGTCGTCGGCCGCGACAGCGCGCTGTCGACCTGGAGAAAGGTGAAGGCCCTCTACGATGCGGGGGCACGTGGCGGTGAAGCGGAAAAAGAAGCCCAAGCCCGCGAGCAATACTTCTTGTTCCGCGGCCAGGTGGAAGCCGCGGTCAGCCAGGTGTACGAGACCGAGAACCGGCTTCGCTATCAAATGGGTATCAGTCCGACCGACGGCCGATTGATTCGTCCGGCCGACGATCCGACAACGGCCCGCGTGGATTTCGATTGGGACGAAGTGAAGATCGAAAGCCTGGCCCGTATGCCAGAGCTTCGTCGTCAGAAGTGGATCGTGAAGCAGCGCGAGCTGCAACTGATCGCCTCGAAGAACTTCCTTTTGCCCCGCTTGGACTTCGACGCCACGTATCGCTGGTTGGGCTTCGGCCAAAATCTGTGGGAACAGGGACGCAGCATCGACCAGTTTCAGAACGCAATGGCGTCTTTGACGAGTGGCAACTTCCAGGAATGGCAAATGGGATTCCAGGCCAACGTTCCGATCGGTTTCCGTGCCGCCTTGTCCGGTGTCCGCAATGCCCAACTGCAACTGGCCAGAGAGCGGGCCGTCTTGCAGGAAGAAGAGCTGGAAATGGTGCACGGCTTGTCCTCGGCCATTCGCACGCTCGATCGAACCTATCAGTTGACGGAGACCAATTTCAACCGGTTGATCGCCGCCCGGGTGAACGTGGAAGCGGTGCGTGCGGCGTACGAGACGGACACCGTAACACTCGACTTGTTGTTAGATGCCCAACGCCGGCTGGCCGTGGCCATGAGCGATTACTTCCGGTCGCTGATCGACTACAACCTGGCGATTCGCACGGTGCATTACCGCAAGGGATCGCTGTTGGAATACAACAACGTCTACCTCGCGGAAGGTCCTTGGCCAGGCAAGGCTTACTTCGACGCCCGCAAGCGAGCACGTGAGCGTGATGCCGGCTTCCAGATCAATTACGGTTTCATCCAACCGAACGTTTTCAGTCGCGGTCCGGTCAATCAAAAGGTCGGAGAAGGAGACATGATCTTCAAAGGCGATGGACAGGATACACCGCCGAAGCCGGTTCCCGAATCCGTGCCCACGCCCGCTCCTGGTCAGGCCATGCCGGGCGTATCAGACACGGGTGCCGTGCCGCCGCGACGCCCGGGTGCGGCGAACGGGGGGGCCACGAGGTCCGGTCTGGCACCTGTTCCCGGGATGCCAGCAAGCAACTCTAATAATCTGTCGTACGATTGGGGGGCCGCGAATAAACCGATCCAGGCCCCTACGGTCCCCTCGCTACCGGCGACACGCGGCGTCTCGTCTCTGCTACAGGCATCGTTTGCCCCGCAGATACCAGAACGCGTATTGATGGCCAATGACGCTGACCCGAATAACTCGCCTGCTGGAACTGGTGGGACTGCTGCAGTCCGGTAG